GACCACCGTCGCCAGCGCGGTCGTCTTCGCCGACGCGCCGCCCGCGCTCGCGGCGAGCGCCCCGCCCAACTGGTCCGCGGCGATGGCGGTGAGTCCGACCAGCGTGAACCCGGCCAGCGTGACGAGTCCCGGCGTCGCGTAACCGCTCGCCCACCAGTATAGGTAGATACCGGCCAACGAGAGGCCCGCGCCGGGGACGACCGGAACGACGCTCCCGACGACGCCGGCGAGCAGCAACGCTACCGCAACGACCAAGAACAGGTCCATGCGGGCCTGTAAGCATTCGCGAGGGTTAGCGGTTCTGGCTCGGA
The nucleotide sequence above comes from Halorussus limi. Encoded proteins:
- a CDS encoding DUF456 family protein, yielding MDLFLVVAVALLLAGVVGSVVPVVPGAGLSLAGIYLYWWASGYATPGLVTLAGFTLVGLTAIAADQLGGALAASAGGASAKTTALATVVSVPLLFVAGPVGMVLGIAATVFAAEFYRTRNAGRGARAAAYAAVGVLGSAVVQLIVTLSLLAGFLFVAL